The genomic DNA CGCGCTGGAGGTCGTACGCGACCAGATACCAGCGCCGCCCGGTGCTCACCAGCCGGTACGGCTCGACCTGCCGCTTCGTCTCGGTGCCGTCCCCCTTACGGTAGGTGAACCGCAGCCGCTCCTGCCCGGTGGCCGCCGAGGCGAGCGTCGTCAGGGTCTGTGGATCGATGAGGGAACCGTCGCCCCGGGTCAGCGGGACCGTGGCGTGCTGAAGCGCCGAGACTCGGTGCCGCAGCCGTGAGGGCAGCACCTGTTCCAGCTTCGCCAGGGCGCGTACGGAGGCCTCGTCGACGCCCTCGATGGCATGCCCGGCGCCTGCCCGCAGCCCCACCGCGATGGCCACCGCCTCCTCGTCGTCCAGCAGCAGCGGCGGCATGGCGGTGCCCGCGACGAGGCGGTAGCCGCCGACCGAACCGCGCGAGGCCTCGACCGGATAGCCCAGCTCGCGCAGCCGGTCGATGTCGCGGCGGATCGTCCGCGCGCTGACGTCGAGCCGCTCGGCAAGCTCGCTGCCCGGCCACTCGCGGGGCGTCTGGAGGAGCGACAGCAGATTCAGCAGTCGTGCCGAGGTATCGGTCATGGGTTCAGGATGCCGGTCCAACAGGTCATGAACTGACCTAATGGGTCTCTAGCTTCTCCGCATGCCTTCTTCCGAATCACTGCCGTCCACGGCGGCCGCACCCATGGAGCCGAAGGGGCCGACAGCCCCGGTGGCCCCCGCCGACAGGCGCCGCTGGTTCGCGCTCGCCATCGTGATGACCGCTGCCTTCATGGACCTGGTCGACGTCACGATCGTCAACATCGCCATCCCGAGCATCAAGCGGGACACCGGCGCCTCCTTCACCTCGATCCAGTGGATCACCGCCGGATACGCCCTCGCGTTCGCCGCCGGGCTGATCACCGGCGGCCGGCTCGGCGACATCTACGGCCGCAAGCGGCTCTTCCTCATCGGCATCGGCGGCTTCACCCTCGCCTCGGCCCTCTGCGGCTTCGCCGCGAACCCGGAGATGCTGGTCGCCTCCCGCATCCTCCAGGGCGGCATGGCGTCGCTGATGGTGCCGCAGGTGCTGTCGATCGTCCATGCCACCTTCCCGGCGCACGAGCGCGGCAAGGTCTTCGGCCTGTTCGGGGCGATCGTCGGACTCGGCGCCGTCTCCGGACCGCTGCTGGGCGCGCTGCTCACCGAGTGGAACCTCTTCGGGCTCGAATGGCGCCCGATCTTCCTGATCAACCTGCCGGTCGGCATCGCGGGACTGATCCTGGGGCGGAGGTTCATCAGCGAGTCGAAGGCGCCGAAGGCGCTCCGCCTCGACCTGGTGGGCGTCCTCCTGGTCACGCTGGGCCTGCTGATGCTGCTGTACCCGCTCACGCGCGGCCGCGAGCTGGGCTGGCCGCTCTGGGGCCACGTATCGATGGTGGGCAGTCTGCTCGTGTTCCTGGCGCTGATCGCGTACGAACGGCACAAGGCCCGTTCGGACGCCTCGCCGCTCATCGAGCTGTCGCTGTTCCGCGTCAAGAGCTTCGCCGCGGGCATCGCCGTACAGCTGACCTTCGGCATCGGCCTCGGCATCTTCTTCCTCGTCTGGACGCTCTACATGCAGATGGGCCTGGGCTGGAGCGAGCTGCGGGCGGGTACGACGGGCATTCCGTTCTCGATTGCCGTCTCGGTCGCCGCCGGGGTCTCGGTGCAGAAGCTCGTACCCCGCTTCGGCCGCAAGGTCCTCCAGGCGGGCGCGCTGCTGATGATCACTGGGCTGCTGCTCTACATCTGGGAGGCGGAGCGGTACGGCATGGGCATCGAGGCATGGCAGATGGCCCTGCCGCTGGTGGTCATGGGCGTGGGGATGGGGCTGATCGTGGCCCCGCTGACGGACGCGGTGCTCTCCGAAGTGCCCAAGGAGCACGCGGGATCGGCGTCCGGGCTGATCAACACGGTCCAGCAGATGGGTACGGCGCTGGGGCTGGGGCTGGTGTCGGTCGTCTTCTTCGGGGCGATCGGTGACCGGCTCGGCCCGGAGGCGGTGGGCCCGGCGTTCGTGAACGCGTTCCAGCAGTCGCTGTGGTGGGTGGCCGGAGTGCTCGCGGTGATCTTCCTGGTGATGTTCGCGCTGCCCGCCAGGCCGCGGGCCCATGTGGAGGGCGCGGGGGACGACGGTACGGAGGCGGACGGCACGAGGGGTGCGGACGGCACGGGTCGTGCTGGTTCCGCAGCCGGGACCGGTGACACCGGGGCCACCAAGGAGCCGGCGCTGACGCACTGACGTACCGGCGCACTGACGTGCCGGCACGGTGAGGTGGCCGGCGCACTGACGTGCCGGCTCGCGGTGAGGTGGCCGGGGGCTGAGCCCGGCCGATGCCTCCGCCGGTGTCCCGCCGACGCCCTCACCGGCGTCCCGGCCGACGGCTGCCCGCGCGCCCTGTACGAACAGGGGGCGCGGGCAGCCGTGCGTGGGTCAGCAGATCCGGGTGCGGTTCTCCATGGCCGCGCGGGCGTCGCGCTCGGCCCCGTACACCTCGCACATGTGGCGGCCGTCCGGGGTAGCCGTGTGCTCGACCTCCCACAGGCTCGTCTCGCTGCCGTCCAGCAGCAGGAAGGCGTGCTCGTAGAGCGTGAAGCCCGCGTCCTGCCCGTCGACACGGCACTGGCGCCCGAAGATCTGGGTGATGTGGTGGGCGAAGGCGGCCCGCAGCATCCGGGCGGTCTCCTCGCCCGGCCGGTCGCCGTTCTCCGCGCGGCGCAGGACGCGGCGGGCGTGGTCCGCCGAGTTGTCCGGTGCGTACATCCGGGGCAGCGGGGCCGGGGGAGCGGACATCAGGAGGGTGAGGACCTCCAGGTCCGGCTGCGGGCCGTCGTCGCCGAAGACCGGGGCGTCCGAGAAGCTCCCGGCCAGCCTGGTGGCGGCGACATGGGCGTCGGCCTCGTCGTCGTACAGCTCGTGGCGGCGGGGGACCGTGATGTCCCGGCCGCCGCTGTGGACCAGCTCCCACAGGGTCAGGGCGGAGCCGTCGGAGAGGAGATAGGTGTGCCGGTAGGTCTCACGGTGCAGGACGGAGCTGTGGTGCGAGGAATGCAGGGCACTGCTGTGCGCCAGAGCCGTACCGAGTCGGTCGACCGTGATGTCGGGCAGGTCGAACGAGTTGAGGGCGCGTCGCAGGAGTCGGTCGAGGTGCTGCTCGGTTGTCTCGTACGGATCGCTCAAGGTGCTGTCTCCAGGCCGTCGCCGCGTGTTACTTGATGCGTGCATAACGTAGTCCCTGGGTCTGACATCGTGACCGGGGTTCGTAAAAACGTAGGGCACACGCAGAAAGTTCCCGGACGATTTCGGGAGGTTCGGGTGAACTTCCTTGCCGGGGCGGTCAGTCGGGCCGCTGTGCGCCCCCTCGGTGACGATGCCCCGGCGGCTGCCGTTGGTGCGTGCCGCCGCCCAGGGGCGCCGCTCATGTCAGCCGCCGTAGAGGTCCGTGTACGAGGGGAACGCGCCCCCCGGGCCCTCGGTCCCCTCGGCCGCGCGTACCGCCTTCACGATGGCGCGGGCGAGGGTGTCGGCGCCCGCGGCGAGGATCTCGTTCAGCGCGACCGGATTTCCCGGCGTGAGCGGCAGCTGCCCCGTGGCCAGGGCGAAGACCGTATCTCCGTCGGTCAGCAGATGGACGGGACGCACGGCGCGCGCCAGTCCGTCGTGCGCGGTGCCCGCCAGCTTCTGGGCCTGGGCCCGTACGAGGGCGGCGTCGGTGGCGACGACGGCGATGGTGGTGTTGAAGGGCGGGGCGCCGCCCCCGGCCGCCTCATGCGCCTCCTGCGCCCGTGTGAGCCGCCGCAGCGCCTCACGGTGCGCCTCGGGTGACGGATGCGCGGGCGGCTCCCCCGCGCCGTACTCCCCGTAGAGCACCCCGGTCCTCGGATCCAGGACCGACCCCGCCGCGTTGACCGCGGCGAGCGCGGCGACGGTCACCCCGGAGGCGAGCCGCACGCTCGCCGTGCCGATGCCGCCCTTGAGCCGCCCGGCCACCGCCCCGGTTCCCGCGCCGACCGCTCCCTCGGCCACCGGCGCCCCCGATTCCGAGGCGGCGGCGGCCATCACCGCGGCGCGGCCGGTCGAGGCGTCGGGGCGGGCCCGCCAGTCACCGCCGCGCCCCAGGTCGAAGAGGCAGGCGGCCGGAACGACCGGTACCACCTGATCCGGGCGGGGGCCGACCCTGACGCCCCGGCCCTGCTCCTCCAGCCAGGCCATCACGCCGGACGCGGCGTCCAGGCCGTACGCGCTGCCGCCCGTGAGGACCACCGCGTCGACCCGCTGCACCAGATTGCGCGGGTCCAGCGCGTCCGTCTCCCGGGTCCCCGGTCCGCCGCCGCGCACATCCACGGCGGCCACGGCGCCGCCCTCGGGCGCCAGTACGACGGTGGTTCCGCTCAGGGCGCCCTCTCCGGCCACCCG from Streptomyces sp. NBC_00654 includes the following:
- a CDS encoding P1 family peptidase, whose amino-acid sequence is MTREDPRRRPEPPRRDALTDVAGIRVGHARVAGEGALSGTTVVLAPEGGAVAAVDVRGGGPGTRETDALDPRNLVQRVDAVVLTGGSAYGLDAASGVMAWLEEQGRGVRVGPRPDQVVPVVPAACLFDLGRGGDWRARPDASTGRAAVMAAAASESGAPVAEGAVGAGTGAVAGRLKGGIGTASVRLASGVTVAALAAVNAAGSVLDPRTGVLYGEYGAGEPPAHPSPEAHREALRRLTRAQEAHEAAGGGAPPFNTTIAVVATDAALVRAQAQKLAGTAHDGLARAVRPVHLLTDGDTVFALATGQLPLTPGNPVALNEILAAGADTLARAIVKAVRAAEGTEGPGGAFPSYTDLYGG
- a CDS encoding DUF6227 family protein, producing MSDPYETTEQHLDRLLRRALNSFDLPDITVDRLGTALAHSSALHSSHHSSVLHRETYRHTYLLSDGSALTLWELVHSGGRDITVPRRHELYDDEADAHVAATRLAGSFSDAPVFGDDGPQPDLEVLTLLMSAPPAPLPRMYAPDNSADHARRVLRRAENGDRPGEETARMLRAAFAHHITQIFGRQCRVDGQDAGFTLYEHAFLLLDGSETSLWEVEHTATPDGRHMCEVYGAERDARAAMENRTRIC
- a CDS encoding MFS transporter, which translates into the protein MEPKGPTAPVAPADRRRWFALAIVMTAAFMDLVDVTIVNIAIPSIKRDTGASFTSIQWITAGYALAFAAGLITGGRLGDIYGRKRLFLIGIGGFTLASALCGFAANPEMLVASRILQGGMASLMVPQVLSIVHATFPAHERGKVFGLFGAIVGLGAVSGPLLGALLTEWNLFGLEWRPIFLINLPVGIAGLILGRRFISESKAPKALRLDLVGVLLVTLGLLMLLYPLTRGRELGWPLWGHVSMVGSLLVFLALIAYERHKARSDASPLIELSLFRVKSFAAGIAVQLTFGIGLGIFFLVWTLYMQMGLGWSELRAGTTGIPFSIAVSVAAGVSVQKLVPRFGRKVLQAGALLMITGLLLYIWEAERYGMGIEAWQMALPLVVMGVGMGLIVAPLTDAVLSEVPKEHAGSASGLINTVQQMGTALGLGLVSVVFFGAIGDRLGPEAVGPAFVNAFQQSLWWVAGVLAVIFLVMFALPARPRAHVEGAGDDGTEADGTRGADGTGRAGSAAGTGDTGATKEPALTH